Part of the Flavobacterium sp. KS-LB2 genome is shown below.
GCTTTCTTAGTAAAAGCTTCTTTATATTCCACTTGAGGCTCACCTTGGTTCACTTCAACTTTGAATTCACGTCTCATTCTATCAACCAAGATATCTAAGTGAAGCTCACCCATACCAGAGATAATAGTTTGCCCTGAAGCTTCGTCCGTTCTAACTGTAAACGTTGGATCTTCTTCAGCTAATTTAGCCAAAGCCATACCCATTTTATCTACGTCAGCCTTAGTTTTAGGCTCAATAGCAATACCAATTACTGGTGCAGGGAATTTCATAGACTCAAGAATAATTGGGTGTTTTTCATCACACAATGTATCTCCAGTTTTAATATCTTTAAATCCAACAGCAGCTCCAATATCTCCAGCCTCAATGTATTCGATTGGATTTTGTTTGTTAGCGTGCATTTGGTAGATACGAGAAATTCTTTCTTTATTTCCTGAACGTGTGTTCAAAACATAAGAACCAGCATCTAGTCTTCCTGAATAAGCTCGGAAGAAAGCCAAACGACCTACGAATGGGTCAGTAGCAATTTTAAATGCCAAAGCAGCAAATGGCTCTTTAACATCTGGCTTACGCAAGATTTTAGTTTGATCTTCTTCTAATAACTCAGCATCATCAGGATGAATTCCTTCGATACCAGCTTTATCCATTGGAGATGGCAAGTATTTACATACAGCATCTAACATGAATTGAACTCCTTTATTTTTGAAAGAAGAACCAGCAATCATAGGAATAATAGCCATATCCATTACAGCAGCTCTTAAAGCAGTATTGATTTCCTCTTCCGTGATAGAATCTGGATCTTCCATATACTTATCAAGTAAGTTCTCATCATAATCAGCTACAGCTTCAATAAGGATATCTCTGTATTCTTTTACTTCGTCGATCATATCAGCAGGAATTTCAACAACTTCATAAGTCGCTCCCATTCCAGCATCATCCCAAACAATAGCTTGGTTTCTTACTAAATCCACAACACCTTTGAAATCATTTTCTTCACCAATTGGCAAAGTGATTGCAACTGCATTTGATTTCAACATATCTCTTACTTGTTGACAAACCATCAAAAAGTTAGAACCTTGTCTATCCATTTTATTAACGAAACCAATACGCGGTACTCTGTATTGATCTGCTAATCTCCAGTTAGTTTCCGACTGAGGCTCAACACCATCAACAGCACTAAACAAGAAAACCAAACCATCAAGAACACGCAAAGAACGGTTTACCTCAACTGTAAAGTCAACGTGTCCTGGAGTATCGATAATATTAAAGTGATAAGGCAATGTTTCAGGTAAAATTTTACCTTGAGTTGTTGGAAAATTCCATTCACAAGTTGTAGCCGCAGAAGTAATTGTTATACCTCTTTCTTGCTCTTGCGCCATCCAGTCCATTGTTGCAGCACCATCGTGTACTTCACCAATTTTGTGTGATTTTCCAGTATAGAATAATATACGCTCTGTTGTTGTTGTTTTACCAGCATCAATATGAGCAGCAATTCCTATGTTTCTTGTATATTTAAGTTCTCTAGCCATTTCTTAAGAATTAAAATCTAAAGTGAGAGAAAGCTTTGTTAGCTTCTGCCATTTTGTGAGTATCCATTCTTTTCTTAACAGCTGCTCCTTCTTCTTTAGCCGCAGCTAAACATTCTGAAGCTAACCTCTGAGCCATTGATTTTTCGTTTCTTCTTCTTGAATAAAGAATCAACCATTTCATTGCCATAGAAATCTTTCTGTCTGGACGAATTTGCATTGGAATTTGAAATGTTGCTCCACCTACTCTACGACTACGTACTTCTACGTGAGGCATAACATTAGTTAACGCATCTTTCCAAATTTCTAATGATGGTTTCTCCGCATCTTGTTTTTTAGACTCAATGATGTCAATAGCATCATAAAATACTTTAAACGCTGTCGATTTTTTTCCATCCCACATTAAGTTGTTCACAAAACGTGTTACCAGTTGGTCATTAAACCTTGGATCTGGTAAAAGTGGTCTTTTCTTTGCCGCTCTTTTTCTCATGTCTTTTTTTTAATAAAATGTCATACTTATACAGTTGTAATAAATTACACCTATACAAGAACTAACTTTTTAAATTACTTTTTTGCTTCTTTTGGGCGTTTTGCTCCGTACTTAGATCTTCTTTGCGTTCTTCCTGCTACTCCTGACGTATCAAGCGCACCACGAACGATGTGATATCTAACTCCTGGTAAATCTTTTACCCTTCCACCCCTAACTAATACTATCGAGTGCTCTTGTAAATTGTGTCCTTCACCAGGGATGTAAGCATTCACTTCATTACCATTTGTCAAACGTACACGCGCTACTTTACGCATTGCAGAGTTTGGTTTTTTTGGTGTTGTAGTGTAAACACGCGTACAAACCCCTCTTCTTTGAGGACAAGAATCTAAAGCAACCGATTTACTCTTCTTAGTTATCTGAGTTCTTCCTGTTCTTACTAATTGTTGAATTGTTGGCATAATTAATACTAAAAATTTCTTATTATATTAAATTCCCGCTTTTTACGGGGTTGCAAATGTAGAAAATATTTTTTACTCTACAAACGTTAATCTATTAATTTTCAATAAGATTATTTTATCATTTGATTTTTATAGCAAACAATAGATATTTGCATTACTTTTATTAAAACACACACTCATTTGAAACAGTCTTTAATTTACCTTTTATTCCTATTTTTTTGCCTTACTTGTTCTGCGCAAAGTTTTCATTTAGTAATAACTGGTAGTAACGCATTAGAAACAAAAACTATAGACTCCCTAAAATACAACTCCGAACATAAAAACCCAAAATTACTTAAAGACGAAATAATCCGAGTTTCTCAAAAATTATCCGAAATGGGATATGTAGACAACTCTACAACATCAATTAGCACAAAAAGAGACTCTACTTACATTGCTAATTTCATACTAGGAAAAAAAATAAAATACATACATATATATATAGGTACTAAAAACCTATTTACCGATATAGTAGATCAAAGAAAAAAAGACACTTTAACACTTCCTTATACCGAAATTAATTCGTTTCTAAATCAAGCCGTTCGGAAATTAGAGCAAAACGGATTTGCTTTAGCAAGACTAAAATTAGTGAACATAAAAAGAATAGAAAACGAAATTTACGCTGATTTAAAATTAGAATCAGATAAAAAAAGAAAATTAAACTCCATTACAATCAATTACACAGAAAACAATAAAACCACCACATTTCCGAGCGGGCACTTTGCGCAAATCAACAGGAAATACAAAAACAGCATTTTTAATCAGAAAATTGTGGATGAAATTTATAGTGACTTTGAAAAATTTGGATTTGTTAATCAAGTTAAGTATCCCGAAATTTTATTTACAAAAGACACCACAAAAGTTTACATATATCTTGAGAAAAAAAAATCCAATACTTTTGATGGCTTTATCGGATTTTCAAATACTGATAACAAAAAAATAACCTTAAACGGATACTTAGACCTAAAACTAGAAAATATCCTAGGCACCGGAGAACAATTTTCTGTTTATTGGAAAAGCGACGGAAACGATCAAAAAACATTCAACGGTAGTATTGAAATTCCTTATCTACTTAAATCCCCGATAGGATTAAAAGCGCAAATCCAATTATTTAGACAAGACAGCACTTTTCAAAACACAAAAACCGCATTTGACTTAAGTTACTTTAAAAATTACAACACGCGATTTTATATTGGATACCAAGCCACCGAATCAAGCGACATACAAAACTCAACAACCACTTCCATAAGCGATTTTAATAATTCCTTTTTAACATTTGGTTTTAATTATAGAAAAATAGATGTAAACAATTTTACATTTCCAATGAAGTCAATTTTTTCAATAACAGCAGGAACCGGGAAGATAGAAATTAATAATCCGCTAGAAAACAGCACAAAAAGCAATCAATTTTTTTTAAACATACAAGCAGCACATAACTTTACCTTAAACAAAAAAAATATAATAAATATAAATAGCCAAAATTACTATCTACAAAGCGATCGTTACATTGTAAATGAGCTGTTCCGTTTTGGAGGATTTAACAGCATAAGAGGATTTACTGAAAACAGCTTACAAGCTTATTTCACAAGCTCAATTCTTTCAGAATATAGACACATAATATCCTCTAACCTATACGTTCACACAATCTTAGATTATTGCATTTACAAAAATAAACTAGACATTACACAAAGAGACAACACAAAAAATCTTCTAGGAATAGGCCTTGGATTTGGACTACAAACAAAAAACGGTTTGTTAAAATTCGCAATAGCAAACGGCACTACCAAAAACCAACAAATAGAAATTTATAACACTATTTTACACATTAGTTATAATGTTAATTTTTAATATTAACAAAAATTAGTATTTCATATATTAGGAAAGTTAACAAATTATTAAGAAGTTTGCGAGACTAATTCAAAATATTAAAAAATGAAACTAAAGTTTAATGGATTCTTAGTACTACTAATAGTACTTGTGGCGCAACTAACTTTTGCGCAAGAAAGAGCTGTTTCTGGTGTTGTTTCTGATAATGCAGGATTGCCTATACCAGGCGTTAGTGTGTTAGTTAAGGGAACAAATTCTGGAACACAAACTGATTTTGACGGAAAATTTTCTATCAAAGCCTCACCAAGCCAAGTCTTGGTATTCAGCTACATTGGAATGAAAACCCAAGAAATTACAGCTAGTTCATCAACTGTAAATGTAAAATTAGCAAGTGATGCATTAGAGCTTGAGGGGGTTGTAGTAACTGCTTTAGGGATTAAAAGAGAAAAAAAATCTCTAGGTTATGCAACTCAAGAAGTAAAAGGAAGTGCAGTTTCAGATGTAAAAAGTTCAAACTTTGTTAACTCATTATCAGGAAAAGTTGCAGGTTTAGATATTAA
Proteins encoded:
- the fusA gene encoding elongation factor G — translated: MARELKYTRNIGIAAHIDAGKTTTTERILFYTGKSHKIGEVHDGAATMDWMAQEQERGITITSAATTCEWNFPTTQGKILPETLPYHFNIIDTPGHVDFTVEVNRSLRVLDGLVFLFSAVDGVEPQSETNWRLADQYRVPRIGFVNKMDRQGSNFLMVCQQVRDMLKSNAVAITLPIGEENDFKGVVDLVRNQAIVWDDAGMGATYEVVEIPADMIDEVKEYRDILIEAVADYDENLLDKYMEDPDSITEEEINTALRAAVMDMAIIPMIAGSSFKNKGVQFMLDAVCKYLPSPMDKAGIEGIHPDDAELLEEDQTKILRKPDVKEPFAALAFKIATDPFVGRLAFFRAYSGRLDAGSYVLNTRSGNKERISRIYQMHANKQNPIEYIEAGDIGAAVGFKDIKTGDTLCDEKHPIILESMKFPAPVIGIAIEPKTKADVDKMGMALAKLAEEDPTFTVRTDEASGQTIISGMGELHLDILVDRMRREFKVEVNQGEPQVEYKEAFTKKAQHRETYKKQSGGRGKFGDIVFILEPADEVDGKAPVGLQFVNAVKGGNVPKEYIPSVEKGFREAMKTGPLAGYQVDSLKVTLLDGSFHPVDSDALSFELAARMGYREVAKAAGAVILEPIMKMEVITPEENMGDIVGDINRRRGQVNDMGDRAGAKTIKADVPLSEMFGYVTTLRTLSSGRATSTMEFSHYSETPSNISEAVIKKAKGNA
- the rpsG gene encoding 30S ribosomal protein S7 — encoded protein: MRKRAAKKRPLLPDPRFNDQLVTRFVNNLMWDGKKSTAFKVFYDAIDIIESKKQDAEKPSLEIWKDALTNVMPHVEVRSRRVGGATFQIPMQIRPDRKISMAMKWLILYSRRRNEKSMAQRLASECLAAAKEEGAAVKKRMDTHKMAEANKAFSHFRF
- the rpsL gene encoding 30S ribosomal protein S12; the encoded protein is MPTIQQLVRTGRTQITKKSKSVALDSCPQRRGVCTRVYTTTPKKPNSAMRKVARVRLTNGNEVNAYIPGEGHNLQEHSIVLVRGGRVKDLPGVRYHIVRGALDTSGVAGRTQRRSKYGAKRPKEAKK